A region of Ignavibacteriota bacterium DNA encodes the following proteins:
- a CDS encoding IgGFc-binding protein — translation MELKFKQPVGTEFWLTFMMNFRDDSSSPKNALNLELFITGDKDASVLIECPAINYTETLFVPGGTVRSILLTDKVMIKSFEIIERKLAVRISSDNPVSVYGLNRRYQTTDTYLGLPVQVLGDEYRVMCYHVAEELSPLFSIVATEDNTLVTITPNALTFKGKKKNEAFDITLNKGDVYQVRSETNRMQLRQLKISEREIDLTGSHIKANKNIAVFSGHECTYVPVGPPRIKACNHIVEQLPPVSSWGKHFYIGKLKGRSTFTYRVLAHTDGTRVFENSKLIATLKAGDFVEKNINEAIQITADQPVLVSQYSQGYENGDQIGDPMMLLISPTQQFLTQYRFATPVNGSWNHYVNVVVPTRAIQTFELNGKKVDPKIFEPLGISRYSIAYLQVPFGTHFIKANEPFGMYSYGFGFGDVDAYDAYGNMGGQSFLEYVQVSDTIPPTVDLKKVEGKQNMILRDDRADDLGLKSFNIIDSTGIKINHNKIMDGMLQLPVDIEPVDYNTPGQLYFEVGDISGNKAEYTLCWTIDEITGQYEFVLNPGYIKSCVPEPGFVIGAFGRYSIVTHSTGFSKSGNIAVPGNFESASGGGGIAGLYLSKKVMPKLNLSARLSIEQFGGTIEAPDSIISSRRDPQTGGLLPFQETHYLELNSSFITLSLAGEYSLARFISGVAGVNLSVRMNNSIELRRAITIPDNFVYANGENQITLSEFDNMTSLTAFRFGLFGGLGASIPVYQRFSGFIETTYNFYPMDIINDGDWKINNLSFILGVKYQL, via the coding sequence ATGGAACTTAAGTTCAAACAACCTGTAGGAACTGAATTCTGGCTAACATTCATGATGAATTTTCGCGACGATTCATCTTCTCCCAAAAATGCTCTTAACTTAGAACTTTTCATCACCGGTGATAAGGATGCAAGTGTATTAATTGAATGTCCTGCAATAAATTATACAGAAACACTTTTTGTTCCGGGCGGGACTGTAAGAAGTATATTGCTAACTGATAAAGTAATGATTAAAAGCTTTGAGATAATCGAAAGAAAACTTGCGGTTAGGATATCATCAGATAATCCGGTTTCTGTTTATGGACTGAACAGAAGATATCAGACAACAGATACTTACCTCGGTCTTCCGGTTCAGGTTCTTGGCGATGAGTATCGCGTTATGTGCTACCATGTTGCTGAAGAGTTGTCACCACTTTTTTCTATCGTAGCAACAGAAGATAATACCCTGGTTACAATTACTCCGAATGCTCTAACTTTCAAGGGCAAGAAAAAGAATGAAGCTTTTGATATTACATTAAATAAAGGTGATGTTTATCAAGTTCGCTCCGAAACAAACAGGATGCAGTTAAGACAACTTAAAATTAGTGAGCGCGAAATTGATTTAACCGGTTCTCACATCAAAGCAAATAAAAATATCGCAGTATTCAGTGGGCACGAATGTACTTATGTACCTGTCGGTCCACCTCGGATTAAAGCATGTAATCATATTGTTGAGCAGCTTCCACCTGTTAGTTCTTGGGGTAAGCACTTTTATATAGGCAAACTGAAAGGCAGGTCAACATTTACTTATAGAGTACTCGCTCACACTGATGGGACAAGGGTGTTTGAAAATTCAAAGTTAATTGCTACACTGAAAGCAGGCGATTTTGTTGAAAAAAATATAAACGAAGCAATTCAAATTACTGCTGACCAACCGGTATTGGTTTCACAATATTCACAAGGTTATGAAAACGGCGACCAAATTGGTGACCCTATGATGCTTTTAATCAGCCCGACTCAACAATTTTTGACTCAATACAGATTTGCAACACCTGTAAACGGTAGCTGGAATCACTATGTAAATGTAGTTGTTCCTACAAGAGCAATACAGACATTTGAACTTAACGGAAAAAAAGTTGACCCTAAAATTTTTGAACCACTCGGAATAAGTCGTTATTCCATTGCTTATCTTCAAGTACCATTTGGAACACATTTTATCAAAGCAAATGAGCCTTTTGGCATGTATTCTTATGGTTTTGGTTTTGGTGATGTTGATGCTTATGACGCTTATGGCAATATGGGCGGACAGTCATTTTTAGAATATGTTCAAGTTTCCGATACTATACCACCAACAGTAGATTTGAAAAAAGTTGAAGGTAAACAAAACATGATTTTGCGTGACGACCGTGCTGATGACTTGGGGCTTAAATCATTCAATATAATTGACAGCACAGGCATAAAGATAAATCACAATAAGATCATGGATGGAATGCTACAGCTTCCTGTTGATATTGAGCCGGTAGATTATAACACACCCGGACAACTTTATTTTGAAGTTGGCGACATCTCCGGCAATAAGGCTGAATATACACTCTGCTGGACAATAGATGAAATCACCGGACAATATGAATTTGTTCTTAATCCCGGATATATTAAAAGTTGCGTGCCCGAACCGGGCTTTGTTATCGGAGCTTTTGGCAGATATTCTATTGTGACACATTCTACAGGATTCTCTAAATCAGGTAATATTGCCGTTCCCGGTAACTTCGAATCAGCTTCAGGTGGCGGCGGTATAGCAGGATTATATTTATCCAAAAAAGTTATGCCTAAACTCAATTTGTCAGCACGTTTATCAATTGAGCAATTTGGCGGGACTATTGAGGCTCCTGACAGCATAATTTCCAGCAGACGTGATCCACAGACGGGCGGCTTGCTTCCATTTCAGGAAACGCATTATCTTGAGTTAAACAGTAGTTTCATAACTCTTTCTCTTGCCGGAGAATATTCGCTTGCAAGGTTTATTTCTGGGGTAGCCGGAGTGAACCTGTCTGTTAGAATGAATAACTCTATTGAGCTAAGACGGGCAATCACAATTCCTGATAATTTTGTTTATGCAAATGGAGAAAATCAAATTACTCTTAGCGAATTTGATAATATGACTTCACTTACCGCATTCAGATTTGGATTATTTGGAGGTCTTGGTGCATCAATACCTGTGTACCAAAGATTTTCAGGATTTATTGAAACAACTTATAATTTTTATCCAATGGATATAATTAATGATGGTGATTGGAAAATCAATAATTTGTCATTTATACTTGGTGTGAAATATCAACTCTGA
- a CDS encoding asparagine synthetase B, translated as MIKRNLKLIIAALLFIVVNVSYSQKLLIPMDLSQTDHLKAYGITYWHLTEGGTSEWLLNYRGGSFMFDYNDNLASECRIRGVFFERISDAAGNSILEEVRQEGVNMEAVKLEKAPKIAVYAPPGVQPWDDAVRMAMEYAEVKHDIIWDEEVLTGKLKDYDWLHLHHEDFTGQYGKFWVSYRNAPWYIQQVTLNESVAKKMGYRDVCLLKKAVAQTIRQYVASGGFIFAMCTATDSFDIALATEGIDICESMFDGTPADYYSNDKLNFENTFAFENFRLIMDPTEVEFSNIDIGAQNINNPDADWFTLFEFSAKYDPVPTMLTQNHVNVVKGFLGQTTAFDKQFIKNTVTILAIKDGTPEARYLHGNIGRGTFTWYGGHDPEDYVHRIGDPPTDLNLFKNSPGYRLILNNILFPAAKKKKQKT; from the coding sequence ATGATAAAGAGGAATTTAAAATTAATTATAGCTGCATTATTATTTATAGTTGTTAATGTTTCATATTCCCAGAAGCTTTTAATCCCTATGGACTTGTCCCAAACAGACCATTTAAAAGCTTATGGAATAACCTACTGGCACTTAACAGAAGGCGGTACATCTGAATGGCTTCTAAATTACAGAGGTGGCTCATTTATGTTCGATTATAACGACAATCTTGCATCTGAATGTCGTATCCGTGGAGTATTTTTTGAGAGAATTAGCGACGCTGCCGGAAATTCCATTCTTGAAGAAGTTCGTCAGGAAGGTGTCAATATGGAAGCTGTGAAGCTGGAAAAAGCCCCTAAAATTGCCGTGTATGCCCCTCCTGGTGTTCAGCCATGGGATGATGCCGTTCGTATGGCTATGGAATATGCTGAAGTAAAGCATGATATTATCTGGGATGAAGAAGTACTCACAGGTAAATTGAAGGATTACGACTGGCTTCATCTTCATCACGAAGATTTTACGGGACAATACGGTAAATTCTGGGTAAGCTATCGTAATGCTCCCTGGTATATTCAGCAAGTAACTTTAAATGAAAGTGTAGCAAAAAAAATGGGATATCGTGATGTGTGTCTGCTTAAAAAAGCAGTAGCTCAGACAATCAGGCAATATGTTGCTTCCGGTGGATTTATTTTTGCGATGTGTACTGCAACTGACTCTTTTGATATAGCTCTTGCAACAGAAGGTATTGATATTTGCGAAAGTATGTTCGATGGTACTCCTGCTGATTATTACTCCAATGATAAACTAAATTTTGAAAATACATTTGCTTTCGAAAATTTCAGACTCATAATGGATCCTACTGAAGTTGAATTTTCGAATATAGATATAGGCGCTCAGAATATTAATAATCCGGATGCAGACTGGTTTACACTTTTTGAATTCTCTGCAAAATATGACCCTGTACCAACTATGCTTACTCAAAATCACGTGAATGTTGTTAAAGGATTTTTAGGTCAGACAACTGCTTTTGACAAGCAGTTTATTAAAAATACTGTTACAATTCTTGCAATTAAAGATGGTACTCCTGAAGCAAGATATTTGCATGGCAATATTGGTCGGGGTACTTTCACATGGTACGGCGGACATGACCCTGAGGATTATGTCCATAGAATAGGTGACCCGCCGACTGACCTAAATTTGTTCAAAAATTCTCCCGGTTACAGACTTATTCTTAACAATATACTATTTCCTGCTGCAAAGAAAAAAAAGCAAAAAACATAG